GCCGGCTGCCAGCAGGCGTGCTTTGCGCATGTTCGCATTCTCCTGAGGTCGTTGTAATCGTTTTCTTTTTATCAATGGTAGATATTATAGCATTTTTTCGATAGAGGTGATAGAGTGAATTCCTGTGCATGTATTATATAGACGATAACTAAAAATGTTTGACATATACAGGACTAAACTATATTATGTCTATATAAATGTAATGGAGGGGTACCGAGTGGAGAAGTCCATGACCGACTGGCTCGGCGAAGCGCCGATTGAAGATATTGAACGAGGCTATATGTATGATGCGGAGAGCGGGATGTATCGGTGTCTTATCTGTGGCAGCAGCTCGGAGCGAGGCGTCATCTACGCATCAGCGGAGGATGGCGTATGGTGGGATGCGGAGAAGTGGATGAGGGAGCATATCGCCAAGCAGCACGGCTCGGTGTTCCATGCACTGCTGCATCTGGATAAGAAGTGGACCGGACTGTCCGCCTTGCAAAAGCAGCTGCTGCTGCTGTTCCATGAAGGGATGAGCGATGCGGAGGTGCTGGAGCGGGTCGGCGGGGGCAGCGCCTCGACGATCCGCAACCATCGGTTCACGCTGCGGGAGAAGGAGAAGCAGGCGAAGCTGTTCCTCGTGCTCATGCGCCTGATGGAGAAGGGCAAGGCAGCGGCCAGCGCCTCGGGCAAGGGCAAGAAGCGTGGACGACCGGCATCGGTGCAGCCGATTCAAGATTTGCTGGAGCTGGAGCATGACTATTTCCCAGAGGGACTGGATGGGCCGCTGAAGGAATGGCCGCGTAAGGAGCGAGCGCGCGAGCTCGTAGCAGAGGAGCTGACACGGCGGTTTCAGCCGGACGTTCCGTACGCTGAAGCCGAGGTGAACGGCATACTGGAGCAGGCGTGGCCCGATTATGCAGTCATTCGCCGCTTCATGGTCGATTACGGCTGGCTGGAGCGGACCGAGGATGGCCGTGCCTATTGGCTCGGTTCGAGAGTGAAGGCGCAGCTGACTGTATTGACAGCATCAAGCGTGCCGGAAGTATCAGAAGGAGGAGAACAGATGGAGAAGCAGCGGCGTAAGGAGCTTGTGACTGCATATGAGGAGATGGAGAAGCCGATCGGGGTGTTTCGCTTCGTGAACAAGCAGAACGGCAAGACGCTGGTCGGCTCCACCCGCAATCTGAATGCGATGGAGCGTCGACTCCCGTTCGAGCTGAAGCTGGGCACGTCCCAGCATAAGGAGCTCATACGCGAGTGGAACGAGTATGGGGAGGATAGCTTCGAGTTCGAGGTGCTGGAGACGCTCCGCATTCGCAAGGAGGGCTTTCAGGATATTCCGTATGAGCTGGAGAAGCTGGAGGAGAAATGGCTGAATGATCTCCAGCCCTACGGGGAGCGCGGCTACAACAAGCTGAAGCCGGCTCGGAAGGTGGATGAGGACGAAGCGCGTTCATAGAGTTGATAAAGCTGCTGGTCGATGTGATCACGGATGAACGCAAGCATAGGAATGGTTCCTTCTGGTAACGATAGGAAGTACAGTGCGTCTGCATGAGTGAGTCTGGATGCATAGCATCCATGTGCCTCAGGGGTAAGCAAGACGTACATCATGAAGCAGAAGATGGAGTGAGCAGCGATGGAGCATATGAGCGAGCAGACATTCATTATGGTCAAGCCTGACGGCGTGCGTCGGCATCTGGTCGGAGGCATTCTGCAGCGGTTCGAGCAGCGCGGCTTCGATATGATGGCGGCGAAGCTGTTCCGCATGAGCAGAGAGCAGGCGGAATTTCACTATGAATCGCATAAGGGGAAGCCGTTCTTCGAGGAGCTGGTCGAGTTCATTACATCAGGACCTGTGTTCGGCATGGTGTGGCAAGGGGAGAACGTCATCGAGCTGTCGCGCATGATGATGGGGAAGACGAATCCGCTCGACGCGCAGCCGGGAACGATACGCGGTGATTACGCGACCTATGTCGGAGAGAACATCATTCACGGCTCTGACTCGCTGGAGAGCGCGAAGCGGGAGATTAACAACTTCTTCACGAAGGAAGAGCTAGAGGCGCAATGGCCGCCGCGGTAGTATGAGCGAATCGAGTCGATCAACACGAAGGGCCGGGGGCGTTGCTGATGAAGCGACCGTTCCCGGCCTTCGTTCGATGCTTGTTGATTGTTCCCGTGCGCGATCGATGAGTTAATGGGCGGGCACGTCGTTTGAACTTTCCAACAAAATCCGTTACATTGAGGTAGTTAATATGAAGTTGGCGTACAGCCAGAGGAGGAAGCGTATGCGTGATCCGCGATTGAAGCAGTTTGCCCACAATTTGGTTCGATATTCAATCAGTCTCCAGCCGGGAGAAAATGTGCTGATCGATCTCATCGGTCTGCGCGACCAGGAGCTGGCTCGATGCTTAATCGAAGAGGTGTACGCAGCAGGCGGTCACCCGTTCCTGGAGTTCCGCTATCCAGAGGTGACGCGCAGCCTGATGCTCGGCGGCACGGAGGAGCTGTATAAGCGGATGGCCGAGCTGGAGCTGAACCGGATGAAGAATATGCACGCATATCTTGCCGTGCGCGGCGGGGACAACATTACGGAGACGTCCGACGTGCCTGACGAGAAGATGCGGCTGTTCTCGAAGGTGTACCAGCGTCCGGTTACCGAGCAGCGCGTTAATCATACGAAGTGGTGCGTCATGCGTTATCCGAGTCCGTCGATGGCGCAGCTGGCCAACACGAGCACGGAGGCGTTCGAGGACTTCTACTTCCAAGTATGCAATCTCGATTACAGCAAGATGTCTGCTGCGATGGATGCGCTCGTCTCCCGTATGGAGCGGACGAACGAGGTGCGGCTGGTCGGACCTGGAACCGACTTGACGTTCTCGATCCAAGGCATTCCAGCGATCAAGTGTGCGGGCACGCACAATATTCCGGACGGCGAGGTGTTCACGGCTCCAGTGAAGACTTCGGCTAACGGCGTCATTACGTTCAACGCGCCGACGATCTACACCGGTACGTCGTTCGAGAATATTAAGCTGCGTTTGGAGAATGGCAAGATCGTGGAGGCGACAGGCAGCGACACGGCTAAGCTGAACGATATTCTCAATACCGACGACGGTGCTCGATATATTGGGGAGTTCGCGATCGGCGTGAATCCGTACATTCAGCATCCGATGAAGGACATCTTATTCGATGAGAAAATTAACGGCAGCATCCACTTCACCCCGGGCAATGCGTACGAGGATGCGGACAATGGTAACCGCTCCAGCGTCCATTGGGACATGGTGCTCATTCAGCGGCCAGAATACGGTGGCGGCGAGATGTACTTCGACGGGGAGCTCGTCCGCAAGGATGGTCGGTTCGTGACGGCTGATCTCGAGCAGCTGAACCCGGAGCATCTGAAGTAGTAGTGGGACAGTGGTCACACATGTGAAAAATCAAGCGACTCGTCTCCTTCCATTCGTGGAGACGGTCGCTGTTTCTTCGCTGGGCGGGTGGCTGTTCCAGCTGCTGAACGCGCCGCTCGCCTGGATGCTCGGCCCGCTGACAGCCGCTGTGCTATGGCAGACGGGTACGGGCCGCAGGCTCGTATGGCCGTCGGCGCTGCGCAATGCCGGGCTGCTGCTGCTC
Above is a genomic segment from Paenibacillus sp. YYML68 containing:
- a CDS encoding DUF2087 domain-containing protein, with product MEKSMTDWLGEAPIEDIERGYMYDAESGMYRCLICGSSSERGVIYASAEDGVWWDAEKWMREHIAKQHGSVFHALLHLDKKWTGLSALQKQLLLLFHEGMSDAEVLERVGGGSASTIRNHRFTLREKEKQAKLFLVLMRLMEKGKAAASASGKGKKRGRPASVQPIQDLLELEHDYFPEGLDGPLKEWPRKERARELVAEELTRRFQPDVPYAEAEVNGILEQAWPDYAVIRRFMVDYGWLERTEDGRAYWLGSRVKAQLTVLTASSVPEVSEGGEQMEKQRRKELVTAYEEMEKPIGVFRFVNKQNGKTLVGSTRNLNAMERRLPFELKLGTSQHKELIREWNEYGEDSFEFEVLETLRIRKEGFQDIPYELEKLEEKWLNDLQPYGERGYNKLKPARKVDEDEARS
- the ndk gene encoding nucleoside-diphosphate kinase, which codes for MSEQTFIMVKPDGVRRHLVGGILQRFEQRGFDMMAAKLFRMSREQAEFHYESHKGKPFFEELVEFITSGPVFGMVWQGENVIELSRMMMGKTNPLDAQPGTIRGDYATYVGENIIHGSDSLESAKREINNFFTKEELEAQWPPR
- a CDS encoding aminopeptidase, giving the protein MRDPRLKQFAHNLVRYSISLQPGENVLIDLIGLRDQELARCLIEEVYAAGGHPFLEFRYPEVTRSLMLGGTEELYKRMAELELNRMKNMHAYLAVRGGDNITETSDVPDEKMRLFSKVYQRPVTEQRVNHTKWCVMRYPSPSMAQLANTSTEAFEDFYFQVCNLDYSKMSAAMDALVSRMERTNEVRLVGPGTDLTFSIQGIPAIKCAGTHNIPDGEVFTAPVKTSANGVITFNAPTIYTGTSFENIKLRLENGKIVEATGSDTAKLNDILNTDDGARYIGEFAIGVNPYIQHPMKDILFDEKINGSIHFTPGNAYEDADNGNRSSVHWDMVLIQRPEYGGGEMYFDGELVRKDGRFVTADLEQLNPEHLK